A single region of the Garra rufa chromosome 6, GarRuf1.0, whole genome shotgun sequence genome encodes:
- the ddx39aa gene encoding DEAD (Asp-Glu-Ala-Asp) box polypeptide 39Aa has translation MAENDVDNELLDYEEDEEPQPAADSVVPAGKKEVKGSYVSIHSSGFRDFLLKPELLRAIVDCGFEHPSEVQHECIPQAILGMDILCQAKSGMGKTAVFVLATLQQIEPVDGQVSVLVMCHTRELAFQISKEYERFSKYMSNVKCAVFFGGLSIKKDEDVLKKSCPHIVVGTPGRILALIRNKTLNLKNVKHFVLDECDKMLEQLDMRRDVQDIFRLTPHEKQCMMFSATLSKEIRPVCRKFMQDPMEVFVDDETKLTLHGLQQYYVKLKDSEKNRKLFDLLDVLEFNQVVIFVKSVPRCVALSQLLVEQNFPAIAIHRGMAQEERLSRYQQFKDFQRRILVATNLFGRGMDIERVNIVFNYDMPEDSDTYLHRVARAGRFGTKGLAVTFVSDETDAKTLNDVQDRFEVNVAELPEEIDISTYIEQSR, from the exons ATGGCCGAAAATGATGTTGATAATGAGCTGTTGGACTACGAGGAAGACGAGGAGCCGCAGCCCGCCGCGGACAGTGTTGTCCCAGCCGGCAAAAAGGAGGTGAAGGGCTCCTATGTCTCCATTCACAGCTCCGGCTTCCGCGATTTCCTCTTGAAGCCAGAGCTGCTTCGCGCCATCGTTGACTGTGGTTTTGAGCATCCTTCTGAGG TCCAGCATGAGTGCATTCCACAAGCCATCCTAGGTATGGACATCTTGTGCCAGGCAAAGTCTGGTATGGGAAAAACCGCAGTGTTTGTGCTTGCCACACTCCAACAGATCGAGCCAGTGGATGGGCAG GTTTCTGTGTTGGTCATGTGCCATACACGTGAACTGGCCTTCCAGATCAGTAAAGAGTACGAGCGCTTTTCCAAGTACATGTCCAATGTCAAGTGTGCTGTCTTCTTTGGTGGCTTGTCCATAAAGAAGGATGAGGATGTGTTGAAGAAGAGCTGCCCTCACATTGTTGTGGGAACACCAGGGAGAATCCTGGCCCTTATTCGCAACAAGACCTTGAACCTCAAAAATGTCAAACACTTTGTTTTGGATGAATGTGACAAGATGCTGGAACAGCTTG ATATGAGACGGGACGTCCAGGATATCTTCAGACTGACCCCTCATGAGAAGCAGTGTATGATGTTCAGTGCCACGTTAAGCAAAGAGATCAGACCGGTCTGTCGCAAGTTCATGCAAGAT CCGATGGAGGTGTTTGTTGATGACGAGACTAAGCTTACCCTGCATGGTCTTCAGCAGTACTACGTCAAACTGAAGGACAGCGAAAAGAACCGCAAACTGTTTGACCTGCTTGACGTTCTTGAGTTCAACCAG GTGGTGATATTTGTCAAGTCGGTTCCGCGATGCGTAGCTCTGTCTCAGTTGCTGGTTGAACAGAATTTCCCTGCCATTGCGATCCACAGGGGAATGGCTCAGGAAGAAAG ATTGTCCCGGTATCAACAGTTTAAAGATTTTCAACGGCGGATCTTGGTGGCTACTAATCTGTTTGGCCGTGGGATGGATATTGAGCGTGTTAATATTGTTTTCAACTATGACATGCCTGAAGATTCAGACACGTACCTACACAGG GTTGCTCGCGCTGGTAGGTTTGGCACAAAAGGATTGGCCGTCACCTTTGTATCAGATGAGACAGATGCAAAGACCCTGAATGATGTGCAGGACCGATTTGAAGTCAACGTCGCTGAGTTGCCTGAGGAAATCGACATCTCCACCTACA TTGAGCAGTCCAGATGA